In a genomic window of Pseudoglutamicibacter albus:
- a CDS encoding DUF2332 domain-containing protein, giving the protein MHATIAETYRHFAEAEARGISATYDQWAQGVAQDPAVLQLIAQLPGLKTQPNLVFASARLLGAPVGDYEQFRTWLLKNWEQVKPEVLQRATQTNEANRCAAMLPILSRLHRLDAPATATSGANTAAASDAGSRPADEQAPLALIEAGASAGLCLYPDRYSYAYTTTAGQTVELHPDAGPSTVTLPCAIDADWVPDHIPEVGYRAGADLNPLNLAREEELAWLETLIWPEHQERRRRLHAAAQIALAEPARIIAGDLVEAIPDLIRQAPREARIVVFHTWVLYYLSPDRREAFRTALAEFPNITWISSEPYGVLPWVDQRHKTPFDHRITLAVNGKPAALVGTHGQSFQALRRVDPFL; this is encoded by the coding sequence ATGCATGCCACAATTGCGGAAACCTACCGCCACTTTGCTGAGGCCGAGGCTCGGGGAATCTCCGCAACTTATGACCAATGGGCGCAGGGAGTAGCCCAGGATCCTGCTGTGTTGCAGTTGATCGCCCAGCTGCCAGGTTTGAAGACCCAACCGAACCTCGTCTTCGCATCCGCCCGGCTACTCGGTGCCCCGGTAGGGGACTACGAACAGTTCCGTACCTGGCTGTTGAAGAACTGGGAACAAGTCAAGCCTGAAGTTCTGCAGCGGGCAACGCAAACGAATGAGGCGAACCGATGCGCCGCGATGCTACCGATACTCTCGCGGCTCCACCGGCTGGATGCCCCAGCAACCGCGACCTCTGGAGCCAACACAGCCGCGGCCTCCGATGCGGGTTCCCGGCCCGCTGACGAGCAGGCGCCGCTCGCCCTGATCGAAGCCGGCGCGAGCGCCGGGTTGTGCCTCTACCCGGACCGCTACTCCTACGCCTACACGACCACTGCGGGGCAGACAGTCGAGCTCCACCCGGACGCTGGGCCATCCACTGTAACCCTGCCGTGCGCTATCGACGCGGACTGGGTTCCAGACCATATCCCGGAGGTTGGCTACCGTGCAGGGGCAGACCTCAACCCGCTCAACCTCGCACGCGAGGAGGAGCTCGCGTGGCTGGAAACCCTCATCTGGCCAGAACACCAGGAACGCAGGCGGCGTCTCCACGCCGCCGCTCAGATAGCGCTGGCCGAACCCGCCCGAATCATTGCCGGTGACCTCGTTGAAGCGATCCCGGATCTGATACGGCAAGCGCCCCGCGAGGCCCGCATCGTGGTCTTCCACACCTGGGTTTTGTACTACCTCAGCCCAGACCGCCGGGAAGCCTTCCGCACAGCACTGGCCGAATTCCCAAACATCACCTGGATCTCGTCGGAACCCTACGGAGTTCTGCCGTGGGTTGATCAACGCCATAAAACCCCTTTCGACCACCGCATCACCCTGGCCGTCAACGGCAAGCCCGCGGCACTGGTCGGCACCCACGGGCAAAGTTTCCAAGCACTACGCCGGGTTGACCCTTTCCTCTGA
- the fdxA gene encoding ferredoxin: MTYIIAQPCVDLKDKACIDECPVDCIYEGNRMLYIHPDECVDCGACEPVCPVEAIYYEDDVPEEWAEYYKANVDFFDEIGSPGGAARSGAFDFDHPFIDALPPQNQD; encoded by the coding sequence GTGACCTACATCATTGCGCAGCCCTGTGTGGATTTGAAAGACAAGGCGTGCATTGACGAATGCCCAGTGGACTGCATCTATGAAGGCAACCGCATGCTCTACATCCACCCGGATGAGTGCGTTGACTGCGGCGCATGCGAACCGGTCTGCCCCGTGGAAGCCATCTACTACGAAGACGATGTACCCGAAGAATGGGCGGAATACTACAAAGCCAACGTCGACTTCTTCGACGAGATCGGCTCCCCAGGCGGTGCGGCCCGTTCGGGTGCCTTCGATTTCGACCACCCGTTCATCGACGCGCTACCTCCGCAAAACCAAGACTGA
- the dapC gene encoding succinyldiaminopimelate transaminase produces MSTSERSTAQPSASFGLHLPDYPWELLAPYRERAHAHPDGAVDISIGTPVDPTPQILQDALAEATNSPGYPTTQGTAELREAIAQWWRRRRNATDVSADMVMPVVGSKEFIAWLPLILGLGPHGGEKAAAGADAAAGHGNTDVVVCPRVAYPTYAVGAKLAGAEAVSADSLDELDDATRSRVKLIYLNSPGNPTGSVLSRDELARWVRDAREIGAVIASDECYAELGWGEWEDSVPSILDTDVNGGDLTRLLGIYSMSKQSNLAGYRAAFVTGAPELMPDLINTRKHAGMMIPGPVQHAMTVGLADDAHVTQQKNLYRARRELLKNALEAAGFSIEHSEAGLYLWATRGEDCWDTIGWLADRGIIAGPGAFYGPHGTQHVRIALTAPDERIQAAVERLK; encoded by the coding sequence ATGAGCACATCTGAGCGGTCAACAGCCCAGCCATCCGCATCGTTCGGGTTGCATCTTCCTGACTATCCGTGGGAGCTTCTAGCGCCGTATCGTGAGCGCGCGCACGCCCACCCCGACGGTGCGGTCGACATTTCGATCGGCACCCCGGTGGACCCGACACCCCAGATCCTGCAGGACGCGCTCGCCGAGGCCACGAATTCGCCGGGCTACCCAACAACGCAAGGCACGGCCGAGCTACGGGAGGCGATCGCGCAGTGGTGGCGCCGCCGCCGCAACGCCACGGATGTGTCCGCGGATATGGTGATGCCGGTGGTGGGCTCCAAGGAGTTCATCGCGTGGCTGCCCCTCATCTTGGGGCTGGGGCCTCACGGTGGTGAGAAAGCCGCCGCTGGCGCAGATGCTGCCGCTGGTCATGGAAACACTGATGTGGTGGTGTGCCCGCGCGTTGCGTACCCGACGTACGCGGTGGGAGCCAAGCTTGCTGGTGCTGAGGCGGTCTCAGCTGATTCTTTAGATGAGCTGGATGACGCGACACGTTCCCGCGTGAAGCTGATCTACCTGAATTCACCGGGCAACCCTACCGGTTCGGTGCTCAGCCGCGACGAGCTCGCCCGTTGGGTGCGTGATGCCCGCGAGATCGGCGCGGTCATCGCCTCGGATGAATGTTATGCCGAACTCGGCTGGGGCGAATGGGAAGACTCTGTTCCCTCGATCCTGGACACGGACGTCAATGGGGGAGACCTCACCCGGCTTCTGGGGATCTATTCGATGTCCAAGCAGTCCAACCTCGCCGGATATCGCGCTGCGTTCGTCACGGGTGCCCCGGAACTCATGCCGGATCTCATTAACACCCGCAAACACGCGGGCATGATGATCCCCGGCCCGGTCCAGCACGCGATGACGGTAGGTCTTGCCGACGATGCGCACGTTACGCAGCAGAAGAACCTCTACCGTGCCCGCCGCGAACTCTTGAAGAACGCGCTCGAGGCGGCCGGGTTCAGCATCGAGCATTCAGAAGCCGGCCTGTACTTATGGGCCACACGCGGTGAGGACTGTTGGGACACCATCGGCTGGCTCGCCGATCGCGGGATCATCGCCGGCCCCGGCGCGTTCTATGGACCGCACGGAACCCAGCACGTTCGCATCGCGCTCACCGCACCAGATGAACGGATCCAAGCCGCGGTAGAGCGGCTAAAGTAA
- the typA gene encoding translational GTPase TypA: MARASREDLRNVAIVAHVDHGKTTLVDAMLRTTGAFASHGEQEDRVMDSGELEREKGITILAKNTTVFYNGPASDGQDVTINVIDTPGHADFGGEVERGLSMVDGVVLLVDSSEGPLPQTRFVLRKTLEARKPVILVVNKTDRPDARIDGVVAETMDLLLGLASDISEEVPDLDIDAILELPVVYASGKAGRASLEQPADGELPNSEDLEPLFETIMKHVPAPSYEDDGVLQAHVTNLDASPFLGRLALLRIHGGTLKKGQNVAWIHQGEQRSVKITELLETRGLERVPAQEAGPGEIVAVAGIENIMIGDTITDPNDPRPLPAIHIDDPAISMTIGINTSPLAGRVKGAKVTARQVKDRLDRELIGNVSLKVLPTERPDAWEVQGRGELALSILVEQMRREGFELTVGKPQVVTREIDGKVHEPMEEITIDTPEDYLGGVTQLLAARKGRMQEMTNHGSGWVRMVFTVPARGLIGFRSTFLTLTHGAGIANTISAGYEPWAGDIEYRNTGSIISDRAGVATPYAMINLQERMTFFVQPTQEVYEGMVVGENSRNEDMEVNITKEKKQTNMRAASADSFEGLTPPRMLTLEESLEFAAEDECVEVTPEAIRIRKVTLNSADRMREARRRAKN, from the coding sequence ATGGCACGTGCCTCACGCGAGGACCTCCGCAACGTTGCGATCGTTGCACACGTTGATCACGGCAAAACCACCCTGGTTGATGCCATGCTCCGCACCACTGGAGCGTTCGCTTCACACGGCGAACAAGAAGACCGCGTGATGGACTCTGGTGAACTCGAACGTGAAAAGGGGATCACCATCCTGGCTAAGAACACCACGGTGTTCTATAACGGCCCGGCCTCGGATGGTCAGGACGTCACGATCAACGTGATCGATACCCCAGGCCACGCGGATTTCGGTGGGGAAGTAGAGCGCGGATTGTCGATGGTCGATGGCGTGGTCCTGCTCGTGGACTCCTCCGAAGGCCCGCTGCCACAGACTCGCTTTGTGTTGCGCAAGACCCTTGAGGCACGTAAGCCAGTGATCCTGGTGGTCAACAAGACAGACCGCCCGGACGCCCGCATCGACGGCGTTGTTGCCGAAACGATGGACCTCTTGCTCGGTTTGGCATCCGATATCTCCGAGGAGGTCCCTGACCTCGATATTGACGCGATCCTGGAGCTACCGGTCGTGTACGCGTCCGGTAAGGCCGGCCGCGCCTCGCTTGAACAGCCAGCAGACGGTGAACTTCCCAACAGCGAAGACCTCGAGCCGCTCTTCGAGACCATCATGAAGCACGTCCCGGCGCCGTCCTATGAAGACGACGGCGTGCTCCAGGCGCACGTAACCAACCTTGACGCCTCCCCGTTCCTGGGACGTCTAGCACTTTTGCGTATTCACGGCGGAACCCTGAAGAAGGGGCAAAACGTCGCCTGGATCCATCAGGGCGAACAGCGTTCGGTCAAGATCACCGAACTGCTGGAGACCCGCGGGCTTGAGCGCGTCCCAGCTCAAGAAGCCGGCCCGGGCGAGATCGTCGCTGTAGCAGGCATCGAGAACATCATGATCGGTGACACCATCACCGACCCCAACGATCCACGTCCGCTACCGGCGATCCACATCGACGATCCCGCGATCTCCATGACCATCGGTATCAACACCTCGCCGCTGGCAGGCCGCGTCAAGGGCGCGAAAGTCACAGCCCGCCAAGTCAAAGACCGCCTCGACCGTGAACTGATCGGTAACGTCTCGCTCAAGGTCCTACCCACCGAACGTCCGGATGCGTGGGAGGTCCAAGGCCGCGGCGAGCTCGCGCTTTCGATCCTCGTGGAGCAGATGCGCCGCGAAGGCTTCGAACTCACGGTCGGCAAGCCCCAGGTTGTGACCCGCGAGATCGACGGCAAGGTCCACGAACCGATGGAAGAAATCACGATCGACACCCCGGAGGACTACCTCGGTGGCGTAACACAGTTGCTTGCAGCCCGTAAGGGACGCATGCAGGAGATGACCAACCACGGCTCCGGCTGGGTCCGCATGGTTTTCACCGTGCCAGCCCGCGGGCTCATCGGCTTCCGCAGCACCTTCCTGACACTGACCCACGGCGCCGGCATCGCCAACACCATCTCCGCAGGCTACGAACCGTGGGCAGGGGACATCGAATACCGCAACACCGGCTCGATCATCTCCGACCGCGCAGGGGTCGCCACCCCGTATGCGATGATCAACCTTCAAGAACGCATGACGTTCTTCGTCCAACCAACCCAGGAAGTCTACGAAGGCATGGTTGTGGGGGAGAACTCCCGCAACGAAGACATGGAAGTCAACATCACTAAAGAGAAGAAGCAGACCAACATGCGCGCTGCTTCCGCTGACTCCTTCGAAGGCCTCACCCCGCCACGCATGCTCACGCTGGAAGAGTCCCTCGAATTCGCTGCCGAAGACGAATGTGTCGAGGTAACCCCGGAAGCGATCCGCATCCGCAAAGTGACCCTCAACTCCGCCGATCGTATGCGCGAGGCCCGCAGACGTGCAAAGAACTAA